GCGCCTGCGCCGCTGCGGCGGTTTGCTGGCCGCGCTGTTCCCCGAGCTGCAGTCGTCGGGCGGCCGGATCGCGTCGCCGTTGCAGCCGGCCGACCGGCTGCAGCGCGCCGATCGTGCGCCGGCGGGCGCGTGGTTCGTCAAGCGGGACGACGCGTTGCCGGTCGCGGGATCGATCAAGGCGCGCGGCGGCTTTCACGAAGTGCTCGCGCTCGCCGAGTCGATCGCCGAGCGGCACGGCTTGCTCGACGCAAGCACCGACGCCGATCGGCGCGCGCTCGCGAGCGATGAAGCGCGGGCGCTGTTCGCGCGCTACACGGTGATGGTCGGCAGCACCGGCAATCTCGGCTTGAGCATCGGGATGCTCGCGTCGGCGCTCGGGTTTCGGGCTGTCGTGCACATGTCGGCCGATGCGAAGGCGTGGAAGAAGACGCGCCTGCGCACGCGCGGCGTGGAGGTCGTCGAGCACGCGGGCGATTACGCGAAAGCGGTCGATGCCGGGCGGCGGCAGGCCGCCGGGATGCCGTACTGTCATTTCGTCGACGACGAAGGATCGCGGATGCTGTTTCTCGGCTACGCGACAGCCGCAGCCGAGCTTGCCGGGCAACTCGCGCAGGCGGGGCGGACGGTCGATGCGCGTCATCCGCTGTTCGTCCACATTCCGTGCGGCGTCGGCGGCGCGCCAGGCGGCATCGTGTACGGACTGAAGGCGCTGTACGGCGAGCACGTGCACGGCTTTCTCGCCGAGCCCACCGCGTCGCCTTGCGTGCTCGTGCAGCTCGCGAGCGACGTCGAGCGCCCCCTATCCGTCTACGACGTCGGCCTCGACAATCGCACCGAGGCGGACGGACTGGCGGTCGCGCAGGCGTCGCACCTCGCCGGCCCGCTGCTGCGCGCGCAGGCGGCGGGCGTTTTCACGGTCGACGATCGGCGGCTCTTCGCCAGCCTCCTCGACGCTCGCGAGCAGCTCGGCATCGATCTCGAGCCGTCCGCGGCGGCGGCGTTCGGCGGCCCCGCGTGGATCGCGGCATCGGATGCGGGGCGCGAATACATGCGCGCCCGGGGGCTCGATCCGAGCGCGGCGACGCACGTGATCTGGGCGACCGGCGGCTCGCTCGTTCCACCGGAAGAGCATCGGCGCTTTCAGGCGCGTGCGCGGGCGGAGCGGCACGCGGATGATGCGGGCGCGTGAGCATGCGTACGATTCGCTGATTCAGCCGATATCCGCGGATTCGGTCGTGACGCGCAACAGTTGCTGCTTGGCGTGTCGCGCGCGATGCGCGTTCCAATCGATGCGACGAACGAGCGGTCTTCGATGCACGCGACCGCGAACGTTCGAACGGACTGCTGATCGTCCGAAACGAAGCCGCTCGCGTACCGGTGCGTCCGTGCGCGAAACGTGACGCGTCCGGCCGGAAAACGCGGTGCGCGGAATTCTCAAACTACACTGAGCGCCGCCGCGCCGCGCCGCGCCGCGCCGCGCCGAATGCCGGTTCGGCGATTCCCGATCCGCCGCCCTTCGCCGCTCGCGTCGCCTTCACCGAAGCCGCCGATCGGTTGTCGTTCCGCGCGATTCTCTCGCAGCGTGCGGCGGCGCGCGTGCGCGCTATGCAAGGTTGCGCCGCGTATCGCGCCGCGCGTGACGGATCAGCCACGCCTCCATCGTCGCGATGTCGTTCGGACGCCGCGGCTCGTTCGGATAGACGATGTGGTAGCCGACCGACAGCGGCAGCGCGAAATCGAACAGCCGGCACAGTCGCCCGGCCTCGATGTCGCGCCCGACGAGCTGATCG
This genomic stretch from Burkholderia oklahomensis C6786 harbors:
- a CDS encoding D-serine ammonia-lyase translates to MADSRPLPFDSNLLAKLQAGSPLLWLNPHQGALPDTALTAADLAAAGARLRRCGGLLAALFPELQSSGGRIASPLQPADRLQRADRAPAGAWFVKRDDALPVAGSIKARGGFHEVLALAESIAERHGLLDASTDADRRALASDEARALFARYTVMVGSTGNLGLSIGMLASALGFRAVVHMSADAKAWKKTRLRTRGVEVVEHAGDYAKAVDAGRRQAAGMPYCHFVDDEGSRMLFLGYATAAAELAGQLAQAGRTVDARHPLFVHIPCGVGGAPGGIVYGLKALYGEHVHGFLAEPTASPCVLVQLASDVERPLSVYDVGLDNRTEADGLAVAQASHLAGPLLRAQAAGVFTVDDRRLFASLLDAREQLGIDLEPSAAAAFGGPAWIAASDAGREYMRARGLDPSAATHVIWATGGSLVPPEEHRRFQARARAERHADDAGA